From the genome of Mucilaginibacter paludis DSM 18603:
CTTTGCCTGGATACATTTGCGGGTTATGCGCAAACACAGATCAAAAAAGCGAGAGGCTTAAACAAAAAGATCAATAAACCTTTGGATGCCGAACGTAAATCGGTATTACACTTCTGCTTCGTGATGCATAACAATGGCAGTATCCCGCTAAGGGAATGGCTAACAGAACATAACTTTACACAAGAAGAATGCGGCTTAGTTAATCTGGATCATTTCAGAAATGTGTATTTATTGTACCATCAAAAGCAATTAACGGAAGGACGATTTAAAGGCATTATGTCAGGTGTTGATGCAGATGATGTACAATTAAGTTCTGTCCCTAAAGGAATAGAAAACATCGCTGTAATGACCTTTAACAAGGATAGCTACTCCATCTATTGCAGGGAATATAAAGAGTACCAGGAATGGGAGGCAAAGCGCAATGAACAACGTTACCGAAGTACGCTATCACATGGCAAAAGTTATGATGCTAAAAATATGATGCACACTTTCCGGCTCTTGAATATGGCCGAAGAAATTGCACTATACCGTCAAGTGATCGTTAAACGTGATGATCGTGATTTCCTGCTGAAGATCCGCAATGGTGAATTTGAGTATGATGAGCTAATGCGGATGGTTGAAGAAAAGATGGAAAAGATCAAAGCGGCTTATGAAAAATCAACACTGCCTGACAGGCCTGATACTCAAATGGCCCAGGGTATTTTAATCCAGATCAGGACTGCCTTTTATTGAGCTACTCAGGGTCTGCTAATTAATTGCCTCTACGTAATCAAATCGGGTGAACCCTATCTTACCCATTTTATTGTCTAACAACGCCCCTCGTTAATCTCATTGAAGTCGTGAAGATAGATTACGCATAGAACAATCACTCAGTTGAGCTTTGGCGATTTAATTATCGCCAAAGCATTTAGAGTTGACTGGTTAGTTTAAAGCTGGTGCTAACGGCCAATCGACAGGAATATCTGTTAAGGCGTGCAGGTAATTGGAGATGATCTTATCACCGATCACCATGGTTACATCGATCAGGCTTGCTTCAGTATAACCGGCAGCGTAAAAATTTTCTAAAACTTCAGAGCTAACACGACCGCGATTTTCTGTTGTAGCCTTAACCAGTTTAGCTAAAGCATCTAATTTAGCGTCAAAACCGACATCGGCCCTGCGTATATCCAGGATCTGCTCGTCGGTAAAGCCATTCATTTTTGCGAATTGCGTATGAGCGCTCAGGCAATAAGAGCAGTTGTTTACCTGGCTCACTACGAGGTTGATCACCTCGCGCTCTTTGGCACGGATGGACGTCTTACCGTTTTGGAGAGCGAGGTAGTTGCCTAATGCATTTTCAGAATGAGCAAAAATAGCATATAAGTTAGGTACGAAACCTACCATGCCATTCAGGCTTTCAAAAATAGCCTGGTTAGCGGGAGATACTTGTTCTTTAGTTGGGATTGGGAAATTTTTCATTGCTGTATTTTCAATTGCGTTGTTTTTATTGAACAATACAAAGGTGCAACAGCAGGCACCCCTAATGAATAGACAGAGTTCCCGATGGCATGTAACTATTGCCCGATATTTAAAGACGATTTTGAATTCCTAAAATCAGTAGGGGATAAACCGCTTTGTTTTTTAAAGAAGTTACTGAAATAGGCGGCATCATCATAACCCAAATCATAGGCTATCTCTTTGGCAGATTTATCGGTGTACATCAGCAGGCGCTTAGCCTCCAGAATAATACGCTCCTGTATTGCAGCCAATGGCGATTTATGATTGTATAGCGCAAAGTAGTTAGCCAACGTTTTTGGCGACTTGTTTAACTGATCGGCATAAAATTGCACGGTATGTTCTTTACGGTAATTGTTTTCAACCATGACGTTAAACGTTCGCAACACATCCAGCTTATCATCTGTTATGGCTTTATTGGTAAGGTATTGTTTTTTGGCCAGGCGGGTAATGATGATGATTAACCGCTTCAGGATCATTTGAAGCATATCTCTTTGAATAATATCCTTATCATCAAATTCGTCAATGAATACTTCTAATAACAGGGTTAGCTTTTTTTGCTGCTGCTCATCTAAGTTGATAAACATCGTATCTGCCGATCCGTAAAAAAGAAAACCTACACAGCTTACTTCTTTATCATGATCGACAATACAATAAAAATTGCGATTGTATTGCCAGGCAATGATCTGTTCTGTTTTCTCAAAGCTAAAGCTTTGATTCACCATTAACGGCAAAACTGATTGCGACGGAAAAGTACTGGTTACGCCGTCGATGGTTACTTTTTGATCAGCTCCGTTATTCCAGGCAATGGTTAAAAATTTATCCTTACGGTCGCGCTGGAAAAACAGACGGTCAAAATCAGATTCATTAATGGTAAGGTGTAGTTCACCGGCGGACACCGGATCGAGATAATGTAATTTCATGAATCCTGGAATGAAGCAATTGCAAAGATAGTAATTGTATCGATCAGCTTTATTTTTATAGCAGTGGAAGATCAAATAGCTTATTTTCCTGATCGATTACTGATCCAAAATCGGGATCAAAACGGCCATATTTTTGAAATAAAAAAAATGCAAGCGACCGTTTTCCTTAACAGGTTCGGGTTATAATAATCGTTCCCGTCGTTCCCTTTAAATTGCTGGATGGATAAATCCCGTTAAAATTATCGTCGCCATAAATACCAAGCTCAATATCATTATCCCGCCTTTACTCGTCAGAAAGCGGACTACCGGCTCCTCATAACTTTTATTCAGGAAGAAATGTCCCGGTAAAAACGGCCAGTAAACCCTGCCATATATACGCTTATCCATCTGACAGCCTAAAACTATTATTCCAATATTTAGTACCAATAAAACAGAGATGGCCCAATAGGTTGCTTGCATCATAAAGTCTTTTAAAAAAGGAAGGCGTTTCCACACTGCCTTCTATTGTTAAATTTTATTTAAGGGATCATGTTCTGTAAGCCAAACGGATGTTTTGCACCAACACCTGAAATTCATGCATTTCCACTGAAATATCCTTTTTAGTTCTTTCAGGTTTTTACCTATGAAGTGAATTTTAACATTATCCTTGCATTTTGTATTATTCTATATAATATTCAGATCCTACCTTTTTGAATTGCCCATCACCATCGCTTTTCGAACCTCCCTTCAAGCTGTCGTGTTTTAACTGTTTAGTAATCTCCAATAAGACTTCTTCAAGTGGTTCATCTGCAAGATTTAATGATACCGGAAAATTAAGCAAGCTTTGTTTAGCATTTATCGATACATCATATTTACGACTAAGCGATGCGATCACATTTTGAAGTGGCTCGTTATCAAACACCAGATGCCCAACTCTCCAGGATGCGGAAATAGCAGCATTTTCAACAGGAATCTTTAACAGAGGACGATAGGATGCTTTAACAGTAGCTGAAATATTTGCTCCTGAATCTTTTATTTGAGGTGCCAATGCTGTTGGCCGTTGGGTCAATATTTTTACCATTGCCCTATCTCCATTAAAATAAGCTTTTTCATTAGGTTTTAAGTACAGCGTATCTTGCTTCTTGTTCTTAATAATACCGGCATTCCCTGTTGTCAGCATTACTTTTCCTTCCAATAGCGTTACTTCAATTGCTTTATTTGAATCATAAGCATTTACATTGAATTTTGTTCCTAAAACCTTTGTTGTCAAATTTCGTGTGTGCACTAAAAAAGGGTGCTTCTTATCCTTTGCAACCTCAAAATAGGCTTCTCCTTCTAAATAAACCTCTCTTGTAGTGGCCCCGTCAAATGATTGCGGACACCTGAATTTACTGTCTGCATTCAGCCAAACCAATGTGCCGTCACTTAAGATAATCTTGCTTAGATTCCCGCGTTTAGTATGATAGTTATTATAAGCCAAATTCTCCGATTGTGAATTTCGATTAAAAAACCAAATACTTACCGATACAATGGCAGTTAGCATTGCTGCTACGGCAGCATATCTTTTCCAGTTAAATCTTCGTACTTCTACTGTATCAGGTAATTTGTTAAGGCGCTGGTGGATATTTTGGAACATTTCCTGCCCTGTAAAACCAATTTCTTCTGTACTCAATATATCATCAATTGATGAGCCGGAGTCTTGCTCTTCGTAATATGCTTCTACAAATCTTTTTTCGACGTCCGTTGCGTTCCCGGCCAGGTATTTCTTTACTAAAAGCGTAAATTCCTTTTTATCCATAAATATATAGTATCAAAAATACATCAATCTCCTATGCAGCTTGCAAAATATTAAAAATTATATCGCACACCTACTTGCATCTGCCATCTTGATTGGTTTATATCTACTTGGTACGGAGTTGACGGCTTTTCCCAAACATAGATAGGATAACCTGCTGTGGTAGTCCCGGTTGGTCTTAAGCCAACACTTGCCGAAGAATTGAACAAATCAGACGAAAAATACACCTTGCCCCAGTTCCTATTCAGCAAATTGGTTAAGTTAAAAACATCCAGGCTTACCGTAACGGAACGGTTAAATTTAGAAGACAGCTTTATTGTTTCTGATACGCGCATATCTGCATTGATATTCCATGGCGTACGCGCACCGTTTCGCTGTGTAAATTCTCCCCTATGATCTTTCAAATATGGTACCGACCGGATGTATTGCTCAAATTCCTGGGCCTGATCGGCTGCTGTTTTATAGGCTATAGTATTATTAGATAGCAGCACGTTACCGGTTTGAAAAAAATTAATGATCTCGCCGGAGGTTGGTATATATGCCAGGGTTACCTGCTGACCTGTATTTTGAATATTGATTGGGGTATTTACAAAGCCGTAAGTAAAGGGAGAGCCTGACGAGCCACTAAAAAACAAGCTTACATTTGTTTGATATCTTTTTTGGGCACCATAAGCAACCCGATAATTAACGGCGCTTATTATCCTATTTCGAATATCAAAATTGGAGTAGGCAAGTTGCGGATTATTGGGGTTCAAAGCCTGGTTTAGCTGCCAGTTGGATTCCATCGAGTTACGAATGCCGTTTGCCAAATCTTTTGATACACCATAGGTATACGCGGCCATCACATCAAGACCAAAAGGAAAAGTTTTGGTTAACTGACCGGTAATGCTGTACCGATAACCCTGATGCGTGTTGGACAGCAAGTACATTGATGTAAATATAGGGTTATTTGATTTTCCTGAGAAAACAGGCTGTTGTTGATTAATATCGTACTGGTAATAGGATGCGCTATCCTGCTGATTGATTTGTTTGAACTGTACGTCGTAGATAGTCTTGGTGTAAATACCTTCTATAGTAAATTTGTAGCCAGACCCGGCATCCACATCTAAGCCAAGGCTTGTACGCCATACCTGCGGCATCTTAAAATTGTTATCAACCAGGTCAACTTGCGTCGGTCCGTTTGCATCCAGAGCCGATTGACCATTTTCATTCACAGCAGTTCCGGCTATGCCGGTACCCGACGGCTTCCTTGGATCGGTACCGGGATTAGGAACCGTAGGTGGCACAGGGGGGACGGCTGTTGGATTGCCTGTGTAATTGTATCTTTTATCAAAAGCGCCATATGTATTGCCGTTATTGTAAAAAGCGTAGCCGAGCCATGCAAATGGTATGCGCCCGGTAAATAAACCAGAGCCACCTCTTAACACCACTTTTTTATCTGCATTGATATCGAAATTAAAACCAATGCGCGGCGATACCTGTATTTGTCCAAAGTAATTGTTTGTTATTGCTGACGGCTGTGTGTAAGTGTAAGTTGTCCCGTAAAACAAGTCTTGCTGCGCGTTGGCGGTTTTTATAGACAGTGGTTGTTTATTTGGCAAATCGACCATATCCAGCCGAAGCCCCGGAATAAGTTTAAAACGATTTGAAAATATAATTTCGTCCTCTGCGTAAACGCTGTACATATTTACTTTAAATGCTGCCGATGGATGATTAAGGATATAGTTTCGATCTTGGTTTGCGTACAAAAAGTTCCCTCTTATCCTGCTGGGGTTGCCCGCTAAAAAATCATCGACGTTGGCATAATCCACACGACCGTTTGGCGAATTTACAAAACCATATGTGATATTATAAAGTTCATTGTGTGTTCCTATTGTGATAGTATGATTACCTTTAAATATGGTAAAATTATCAGTCAGCTCCAGGCTTTTTTGCTTCATATTAAAAATACTTGCTTCGCGGTCGGTACCCAGCAATATAGTTGTGCCAAGCGTGCGGCCGCCAATTTGTATTTGCGGGTAGTAAGCGTAAGATAAGGGATCACGATAATCATGAACCGTTGTATAGCCCACCACGAGGTTATTTGCCATTACACTGTTAAAGCGGGATTTCAACTCGGCAACGGTTGCCACCTGGTTATTGTGCTGGGTATAATCGATACTTGAAAACCTGAAGTTTTGATCATCCCGGGTAAGGTTTGTTGCATTAGAGTTAACTACATTGCTACGCACAGCCAACTGGTGCTTATCAGAAATGTTCCAATCAATCCTGTTAAAAAACTTAGTAGATTTTGAGTAAATATTGTATGCACCTGCCGTTCCGGGATCAAACCCAAAGCCACTGTTTTTGTAATAATTAATGATGTTATTGGCATCTGAGGTTGTCAAAATAGCCTGAACCGCGGGCGATGCAATCGTTTGGGCAAGCGGCTCTCTTCTATCGGTAAGCTCTTCGTTGGTAAAAAAGAATAATTTATCTTTAATGAGAGGAAAGCCAACGCGAAACCCGGTCTGAAGATCGTGAAAACTGCTTGATAAACGACCTGTCCCGCCGGCATAATCAGTACCTGTAAGTGTATTGTTGCGCCCAAAAGCGTAAACCGAACCTTCTATATTATTTGTACCGCTACGTGTTACGGCATTGATGCTGCCACCTGTAAAGTTACCAATCTTGACATCGTACGGTGCTACATAAACTTGTATATCCTGTATCGCATCGATAGAGATTGGGTTGGTTCGCGTAGAGCTGCCTATCTGGCCTGAAGTACCTGTCTGGCCGCCAAGCGAGGGGCTAAAGCCAATCGCATCATTATTGATTGCACCATCTATAGTTACATTATTATATCTGAAGTTAGTACCAACAAATGAATTGCCGTTGTATTGCGGGGTAAGCCGTGTATAATCCTGAAAACTGCGAGAACTGGCCGGCAGGTTACGTAAACGGTTTGATGATATATTTAAACCGGTTCCGGTAACATTTGCGCGGGGCGCCCCCGTGCTTTTGATAACAACCTCGTTTAAGGTTTGCGCGTTTGATTTTAGCGTAAAATCTATCGAAGCGTTGGCACCCAAACCAATGTTAACGTTTTCACGCGATTGGCCTTCAAACCCAATGAATACAATACTGATAACATATGGGCCACCTACTCTTAAATTCACCAGCGAGTACCTGCCAAACTCGTTGCTTGAGGTTACATATTTTGTGCCGGTAGGTAAATGCACGGCGGTAATAGTTGCCCCCGGCAAAAACCCGCTGGTTTCATCGTTAATTTTTCCGCTTAACGAACCTGTGGTTTCCTGAGAATATCCTTTCAATATGCTCAGGCATACCAGCAGCATTATCGTTACGACATACCTGGCGGTATTTATAAAATGATAAGATTTAGATTGCATATTAATATTCATAATTGAAGGAGCGCTTGCCTGAATAATTGAATTGTATATCGTTAAACTTCTCGTCAACTTTAAATGGGAGCCCTTTACTGTTGTATTGGTATGTGCGCAAAGCGCGATAAACAGTTATGGTATCTAAGGTTGGCACCGACCCACCGGAAGATGGATTAAGTATGGTACCTACCAATTGGGCTGATGTAATATTGTTTTTGTTTACAAGCGCTGCAAACTCACCCGGCAAGGTGCTGCTACTTTGCAAATATGGTAATCCAGAAAAAGGATTGGGCTTATCATCGAAGCTATAAAAGCTGTATTGTTTTAGTGTGGCCCTGCCCTGCAAATCAAGTTGGTTTTTAATGATTTTTACAACGTTGCCCCCTGTTACATCGTATGTAAACAGGTATTGGTACCGTATGGCAAAACTCAGCGGCTTTTTAACAGAATCCAAAACGCCAGTTAGCTTACCGGCAGCATCATAATTAAAAACTAATTTGCCGGTATCGCTAAGCGTGGTATAATCTACCCTTGCAGGTTTACCGCTTGTATTGTAGAATATTGTTTGTACACCCTGGTTATTAGCAACCGATTTTATTAATTTATCGCCGTTGTATTGTAAACTGAATGACAATAAATTTTGACCTGATCTTTGAAACAGGTTGGTTATTTTGCCATCATTGTTATACGAAAACGTAAATGTGTTAACGGGTAATACGTCATAATCGCTTAGTAAAAGATCGTAGCGCGATAACTGGCCATTAGGTGATGCTTCGGCTGCCGTTGGCTCAACCCCTTTTTTACATCCTGCAAAAACAAACGCTAATGTTATAAATAAAAGCAAACAAGTTTTTTGCAGCAAACCCGCCGGAGTATCAGGATAATTTTCAGCGTAATTTTTTTTCATTGGTAATCTGTTTTTATCTGTTAACCGCGCTATAATGTTTTATACATTACAACTGGTATTAATTATATTATTTTGGAAAGAAAACGGAATTAACACCTGCCCTTTGATAATTGATGCAAGACCTAAACCCGAGATAGTACGTTTGGGCTACTCCATTTACATCCTGGAAAAGATTCTGATCCACGGCAATTGGTATAGTACATATAGCGGGGTGAAAATTGGTGCCGTCTGATCTCACCAGCCAACTGTCTATATCGGTGCCGGTTAATGGTTGTCCTGTGGTACTATAGGTATAATCGGCCTTAGGGAACTGGTTGAACACAGCAAGCCAATCGCCAATTGCTACCGGAATGCTACCAGTGGCGCTTGATTGACCCGCACGGTAGGCCAGTACCCTGTAGTAACGCGGCACCCTTGTTTTGCCGGCGGCGCGTGTGGTATCGGGCTTACCGGTAGTTTTGTTTATGCGCATATTGGCCGCCACATTGATTTCATAAAAAGGCTCATCAACGGTCGACTGGTAACGCTGCAGCCCTTTTACTACCGGAACCTCGGCTCCTACGCTATCTATCGTATTAGACACACCTCCGCCCTGCATGCTGTATATACCAGGGCGTAGCCCATACAAAGGCGCTATGTAAATATCAAGCGAACCTGTGCTTTGATTTACACTTTGATCGGCATAAGCGGGCGTAACGTTTATAAACCTGATATAAGCCGACGAATCTTTAAACCGGGGTAAATGATCAGGATGGTCCTTTATGGTGACGATATCAAACTGGTTAGAAAAATAGTTAACCGCCTCATTAATATTATATATAGGCAAAGCTGAATTGACATTATTATTCTCTGCCGATACAAATTGCTTGGCAACCGCTTTATTAACCAATAAAAACGTTTGTATGGCCCCCCCCTCTAAAGTAACAGACTGATCAAAAAACTTACTACCTCTTACCAATATCGGGTTGCCAAACACGCTTGACTTTATTACGCTGTAAAAGGTCAGATTATGTTGTGAGGTCGGCAGGGCCGCCCAATTGTAATAGTTAACATTATCTATAATTGGCGCCAGCGCTGTACGGCCGGTAGGATTTGGAAAAGTTGCATAGGTGCTGCCGGGCTTATTGCTAAAACCATATGTACCGGCAAAGTTTAAGGGCGAGTTATCCGTCCAGCCGCCAGATGGGTAATTAATAGTGGTGGTACTGTTTTGGGCGGGGTCTGGCTGGTATAATGAGCCGTCGGGGTTGTGTATCACCGAATCACCGTTGGCATTTACCTTTCCGTCTAAATAAAACTGAACCTGCCCGTTACCCGGCGCATCAATAACCACCAAACGGGTATAAGCGTTTGCAAATTCGGGCGATACTACCACCTCGCGTTTACATCCGGATATGGTAATCAGCAACACTATTGCCCATTTATGTTTGAAATATATTTTCATTTATCTCTCTTTTTTATCTATTAAGGATATTTTATTTACCAATAAACAAGCTGAAATAATCGGCTAATTTGTCTGTTAAGGGCTCCATACGCCCGTAAACTGTAACCACTTTAGCGCTACTGCCGTCATCATTTAATCGGTGCAATGCGGTATAAAAAGGTGAGTTTCTATGATTTGCATAGTATATGTGCTTCCCTGCCCATAAAAATCCTGAATTTAAGGGGGCGATGTATTGTTCTCCCGATGGTGAATCAGCCCAATTAGCTTTATTGTACAACACAGTGAGTTTTTGCGTTTCGGCGTTAAAATTGTAAATGGTATTAAGATTAGTTGCGTTTGACCTGGTAACAATAAGCAGGTTATTGCCATGCGAAGCATCGGCCATAGTTGACACAACAAAATCAGTATATGGTATTAAACCAAGCGGCACCAACTGGCTTACTTTACTCCCCTTTTTTACATATCGCACCTCTTTTAAACTGCTTGGGTCAACTTGATATTGAGGAGCACCAACAACGCTGTAAAAAATGTAGTCTTTCCCAAATTTCAGGTCATAACCGTTAGCATCACCAAGGAGACCTTTCTGCAGGGTTAAAACTGGAGAGGTAGCTGATACATCGCCGGTGTAGTAATCGTCGCTAATACCCATTTTAAGATAAATGGTGTTACCATCTATGGATATTTGCTGGCCCGGAGTATAATGAATAGAAGCAGAGGAGTATTGACTTGTGGGATCGGGATAGAAATTGTTGTAAGCGGGCACGCTAAACGTTTGGCTCCAGACAGGTGCCGGGGTGCCCGAACCACTGCTGTAATTGAACTTCATTAATTTATATTCAGCCGGGAAGGGGTACGCCGAGGATGTAAGATAATATCCATTGTGCTGATTATCGTTAACTACATAGTTGTATATTGAGTAAGCTTGTATTCCCTGTTGGTTTGTGCGTGATAACTCGGGGTAAAAAGGAGGGCTGTTATAATATTGTGGATTTGGAGGAAATGGAGCACTATTCATCTGGTATACCAGGCTCGTTTGCGACGAACCGGTATTTGTCAGCCCTTTTATAAACCTTTCTGCACTAATCTCGTCCTGGTAAGTAACATCTGAGAATGCATACGATGGGGTCATCCAGTAAATGTGCCCGTCTTCAAACGGGTCAACTTTCGACACCGTATATTGGATAGGCAGCGAGTTTAAGCCGCCGGAAGTAACTTGTATGGGCCCGCTGTCAGACAGATCCGGCACCACCACCTTAAGCTCGTTAGCCGTCGCGTTGATTATTTTACCCGAACTGGTCCCGTTAAAAGTTACAGAGTTAAGATCATAAGGGATGGAAAAGTTTTTTCCTTTTATGATAATAGTATCACCCTCATAAGCTCCGGCAGGGGTTATGCTGGTGATGGAAGGCTGTGTTCCGCCTACAATGGTAATTTGCTGGTTAAAGCTTGTGGCCTGGCCTAATGCAAAACCAACGCTTAACGTACCGCTTTGCGCTCCCTTTGGAACGACTACGGATAATTTGTTTGAAGAGGCCGAAATTACCTTAAACGATATTGTGGCAACTGAAACAAGGTTTTTTTCCGGCGTGGTATTAAAATTATCTCCGTTAATGCTCAGCGTATCGCCTATGTTCAAAACTGTTTTGCTTAAGCTGCTGATGGTTACCACCGGCACTACTTCAGTCTCCTTTTTTTTGCATGCTGCCTGTAATAAGATTACGAGTAATAAAAACGCGTAATTTGATGCCCGGCGTTTAAATAAAATATCATAAACGTATGTAAATAAGGCAAATATAATCTCTAAATGCACAGACAATTTTGCCGGCATACAAGATACCTGGTTACTTAGTGTGTTTGTCTTTTTCATAAGATATAGTAAAGTTGTGCGCTTTGTAAAATAAAATTTGGATTAACGTAGGCATCAGAACTGTAATATACGTAAGGCCCAAATGACCCGCTATCACCCTTGTAAGGTGTGCCGGGCAATAACCCCATGATATAAAGCGTACCCGAATTGCCGGCAGTAAAAGGCATAGCAATCGGTTTATCATTGCTGCCTGTCTGGAACAGCGGGACGGTAGAACCTGCCGCCGTGACGTATAAATTTTGCGTAAGCAGGTTGGGTTTTAAGGCTATATAGTCATTTGCCTGTCCATAAGTAACCGCA
Proteins encoded in this window:
- a CDS encoding TonB-dependent receptor; translated protein: MQSKSYHFINTARYVVTIMLLVCLSILKGYSQETTGSLSGKINDETSGFLPGATITAVHLPTGTKYVTSSNEFGRYSLVNLRVGGPYVISIVFIGFEGQSRENVNIGLGANASIDFTLKSNAQTLNEVVIKSTGAPRANVTGTGLNISSNRLRNLPASSRSFQDYTRLTPQYNGNSFVGTNFRYNNVTIDGAINNDAIGFSPSLGGQTGTSGQIGSSTRTNPISIDAIQDIQVYVAPYDVKIGNFTGGSINAVTRSGTNNIEGSVYAFGRNNTLTGTDYAGGTGRLSSSFHDLQTGFRVGFPLIKDKLFFFTNEELTDRREPLAQTIASPAVQAILTTSDANNIINYYKNSGFGFDPGTAGAYNIYSKSTKFFNRIDWNISDKHQLAVRSNVVNSNATNLTRDDQNFRFSSIDYTQHNNQVATVAELKSRFNSVMANNLVVGYTTVHDYRDPLSYAYYPQIQIGGRTLGTTILLGTDREASIFNMKQKSLELTDNFTIFKGNHTITIGTHNELYNITYGFVNSPNGRVDYANVDDFLAGNPSRIRGNFLYANQDRNYILNHPSAAFKVNMYSVYAEDEIIFSNRFKLIPGLRLDMVDLPNKQPLSIKTANAQQDLFYGTTYTYTQPSAITNNYFGQIQVSPRIGFNFDINADKKVVLRGGSGLFTGRIPFAWLGYAFYNNGNTYGAFDKRYNYTGNPTAVPPVPPTVPNPGTDPRKPSGTGIAGTAVNENGQSALDANGPTQVDLVDNNFKMPQVWRTSLGLDVDAGSGYKFTIEGIYTKTIYDVQFKQINQQDSASYYQYDINQQQPVFSGKSNNPIFTSMYLLSNTHQGYRYSITGQLTKTFPFGLDVMAAYTYGVSKDLANGIRNSMESNWQLNQALNPNNPQLAYSNFDIRNRIISAVNYRVAYGAQKRYQTNVSLFFSGSSGSPFTYGFVNTPINIQNTGQQVTLAYIPTSGEIINFFQTGNVLLSNNTIAYKTAADQAQEFEQYIRSVPYLKDHRGEFTQRNGARTPWNINADMRVSETIKLSSKFNRSVTVSLDVFNLTNLLNRNWGKVYFSSDLFNSSASVGLRPTGTTTAGYPIYVWEKPSTPYQVDINQSRWQMQVGVRYNF
- a CDS encoding helix-turn-helix domain-containing protein; the protein is MKLHYLDPVSAGELHLTINESDFDRLFFQRDRKDKFLTIAWNNGADQKVTIDGVTSTFPSQSVLPLMVNQSFSFEKTEQIIAWQYNRNFYCIVDHDKEVSCVGFLFYGSADTMFINLDEQQQKKLTLLLEVFIDEFDDKDIIQRDMLQMILKRLIIIITRLAKKQYLTNKAITDDKLDVLRTFNVMVENNYRKEHTVQFYADQLNKSPKTLANYFALYNHKSPLAAIQERIILEAKRLLMYTDKSAKEIAYDLGYDDAAYFSNFFKKQSGLSPTDFRNSKSSLNIGQ
- a CDS encoding carboxymuconolactone decarboxylase family protein gives rise to the protein MKNFPIPTKEQVSPANQAIFESLNGMVGFVPNLYAIFAHSENALGNYLALQNGKTSIRAKEREVINLVVSQVNNCSYCLSAHTQFAKMNGFTDEQILDIRRADVGFDAKLDALAKLVKATTENRGRVSSEVLENFYAAGYTEASLIDVTMVIGDKIISNYLHALTDIPVDWPLAPALN
- a CDS encoding DNA polymerase beta superfamily protein; this translates as MNYEQLKQQKELILLDCISGSIAYNLNVTGSDVDKKGIFIMPQKQLYGFERQDQIANSTNDEVYFEIGRFLELLTKNNPNILELLSTPKEHILFRHPLMDLIKPEDFLSKLCLDTFAGYAQTQIKKARGLNKKINKPLDAERKSVLHFCFVMHNNGSIPLREWLTEHNFTQEECGLVNLDHFRNVYLLYHQKQLTEGRFKGIMSGVDADDVQLSSVPKGIENIAVMTFNKDSYSIYCREYKEYQEWEAKRNEQRYRSTLSHGKSYDAKNMMHTFRLLNMAEEIALYRQVIVKRDDRDFLLKIRNGEFEYDELMRMVEEKMEKIKAAYEKSTLPDRPDTQMAQGILIQIRTAFY
- a CDS encoding FecR family protein — protein: MDKKEFTLLVKKYLAGNATDVEKRFVEAYYEEQDSGSSIDDILSTEEIGFTGQEMFQNIHQRLNKLPDTVEVRRFNWKRYAAVAAMLTAIVSVSIWFFNRNSQSENLAYNNYHTKRGNLSKIILSDGTLVWLNADSKFRCPQSFDGATTREVYLEGEAYFEVAKDKKHPFLVHTRNLTTKVLGTKFNVNAYDSNKAIEVTLLEGKVMLTTGNAGIIKNKKQDTLYLKPNEKAYFNGDRAMVKILTQRPTALAPQIKDSGANISATVKASYRPLLKIPVENAAISASWRVGHLVFDNEPLQNVIASLSRKYDVSINAKQSLLNFPVSLNLADEPLEEVLLEITKQLKHDSLKGGSKSDGDGQFKKVGSEYYIE
- a CDS encoding IPT/TIG domain-containing protein, with translation MKKTNTLSNQVSCMPAKLSVHLEIIFALFTYVYDILFKRRASNYAFLLLVILLQAACKKKETEVVPVVTISSLSKTVLNIGDTLSINGDNFNTTPEKNLVSVATISFKVISASSNKLSVVVPKGAQSGTLSVGFALGQATSFNQQITIVGGTQPSITSITPAGAYEGDTIIIKGKNFSIPYDLNSVTFNGTSSGKIINATANELKVVVPDLSDSGPIQVTSGGLNSLPIQYTVSKVDPFEDGHIYWMTPSYAFSDVTYQDEISAERFIKGLTNTGSSQTSLVYQMNSAPFPPNPQYYNSPPFYPELSRTNQQGIQAYSIYNYVVNDNQHNGYYLTSSAYPFPAEYKLMKFNYSSGSGTPAPVWSQTFSVPAYNNFYPDPTSQYSSASIHYTPGQQISIDGNTIYLKMGISDDYYTGDVSATSPVLTLQKGLLGDANGYDLKFGKDYIFYSVVGAPQYQVDPSSLKEVRYVKKGSKVSQLVPLGLIPYTDFVVSTMADASHGNNLLIVTRSNATNLNTIYNFNAETQKLTVLYNKANWADSPSGEQYIAPLNSGFLWAGKHIYYANHRNSPFYTALHRLNDDGSSAKVVTVYGRMEPLTDKLADYFSLFIGK